GGAAAAGATAAATGAGGATGCAGAACTAAAAGGTTTGCTATGTGCCACTGCCACTGCCATAAGGAAGTTTTATATTCTGTGAGACTCGTGTCTTTAGAGGCATATGCTCCTTCGCTGCAGAGGCTACAGCTTTCCAACAAGCTGCAAAATGTCTTCAGGTTCAACAATATTGAAGATATAATATGGTATAATTGAAGGTGGTGCGTTCCATCTTACTGAACAAAATCTAGTATGCTATGATCAGTCCGTATGCCAGCAATGGGCAGCCTCAAGAAGCTTTTCGACTGTTTTGGTGTATGGTTGATGAATCCGTCAGACCCAACAGGTATACATTGGTTAAATTATTGGTAGCTTGTACAGAAAGAATTCAGATTGGGTGTTCTCCTGGGGACTCCTCTTATACGTACAGCAGATGTGGTAGTCTAGAGGATGCAATAAAACTTTTTGGTGAGATGCCTCGCAGGAGCTTGACAACTTGGATTTTTATGATCACCAGCTCGGGTGTGCATGGGCAAGGGAATGAAGCCCTTCCTAGGTTTGAAACAATGGAAAAAGAAGCAGCACAGATAACACCATACAATTCAAGATATTGTTACAGTATTACACCCATATTGGACCATTGTGTAGCCGAGGCTTATCAGTTGGCTACCATCATGCCAGCAAAACCAACTGGTTATGCATGAGAAGCAATTCTTAACAGTTGGATCCTATGGAAGTGTTGACCTCGAGCTAGTTGTTTTGTAGCTGATGCAACAAATCTCACCTTAATCTGAGACTCAGAGCTTCGTCGTCTACAGAACATCTATCTCTAGGAGAAAGTTCTCGCCTTGTTTCTAAGCAGGAGTTCATTCTCAGTGAACACTATGTACTCTAGTCGGTTACCATTTTTTGCAGTCTGGGAAATGCATCAACCATGTTTGATCTTCTTCTCCGGTTCTTTCTTCCATTGTTTTATAGCTACAATTACAGCATAAATATTGTTAACAAAGACCTCAATTTCTACCCAGAAGCTTACACGGCTCCATCTCCGCTAATCCTATATAACCTACAAATAACATTGCCTAGCTTTCATGTTTTTGGACAGtttcgtcttctttttcttcagagCTTTTGGGGTTTTACTCTTGCGAGCCTCTCTCTTCTCTTCTTTCACTTTCTTCTTGTTCACTTTTCGAGCTGCTTTTTTATCTACAGGGAGCACTGCCTCCTGTGTACCCTCCTTCACAGAATCGCATGGCTCTACTGCTTTTGAATCTTGTGTTCTAGACTTGGTTCCAGTGTCAGCAGAGGTATCATTTGTATCCGATTCTTTTGGCTGCTTTGGTAACTGCTTTTGAGCTGGGCAATGATAAAGCAAACCTATGATGTCCTGGCCCCTTGCGAACCATGGAATGTACGACTGAAAAGACATACGATACGAGTTCTAAGGCTTTCGAATTTTAATTAAGCTTGGAAAAGGATCTTGCCACGAGATTATTTACCTCATCAGGAAACAGCGCCGACCTCACATCTGCCCTAGCCAAAATTTCCTGCTGCACCTGTAACCATTGTAAATGAATTTAGGCACACACTGCTCTCGACACATTTTAGGGGATTGGAGGATAATAATATGGATGGAGCATCAAACCTTTTCTAAATAACATTCCACGGATTCATCGGTAATAGTTGAATCTACTATGAAATCGAGCAGTTCATGTATGGGCCTAACTCCCACACCATTATTTTCGAAAAAATCCTGCAGAACACCATTTGGTTGACAACATCAGCTTGTTTaaagataataagaaaacaataggCGCATAAATTGAATCCTGAACCAACTTACAGAAACATGAATGCAATCCAGACGTAAGAAATATAAGGCAAGAGGATGGTCGAGGTCCACAGATTGGGAAACATCAATAATGTGCAAGCTACCCTGCAGATTTGGGATGAAATCATAACTAGTTGCTTgatgataaaaagaaaagaaaatttaattCACTGCAAACATAGGGGGTATTGGACTCACCTCGTAATAAAGTATATTATATTCGCTCAAGTCTCCATGCACCAGGTTGCACTTTTGGTATAAAATTCGCATCACCATAACCATCTGATCATTTGTAAAGAATACAAACTTAACTTTATATCATCTTTGGTGGCAATAAGATAACAACAAAAATAGTAGACAGCGGACATTGAAAGTTCACTTGGGTTTGTCAATTTTGTCTGCTGTGGTATTACGAAGGGCAATATTCTCTCTACAATTTCCAAGGATGTTACACACCTGTACATAGCATTCACGCATCTTGGCTTCAGATAGATTTGCATCCTTGAGACAAGGAGCAGCCCTCCCTGATTTTCCTGTATATTAATTTTCTTCAAGTCATATGCATTTGGTAGTATTTACATACTAATAATTGATACCATAACTGAAGGTCTCAACTTATCAAAGTGGATGGATTAAAGGTTACCCCTCAAGGACTTCAATCAGGTATTACTATTAACTCAAAAGTAATATAAGATAAGAAAACATACCTACAAATTCCATGACCAAAACATTTTGCCTCAAAAATATTGGAGTTGGGCACCTGGTCCCTGCTGCCTTTAGCCTGGATTCAGAACATAGAGAGCTTTAACTAACATCACGAATTCTAAATTGCGATCACATTTAATAggacaatatcttctttttcctATTAACTGCCTTTAGCCTCACAATTACGATTCTCAAGAGATCAAGTTTGTAACTCAATATTTCCAGTAAAAGGCATAGGAGAACCAATTACACATCATTTTTATAGGTTATAAAAAGTGCCTCTGTCCAACAACCATATAGCAGCAAATATGACAGCAAAAATTTAGCGAGTGTCTATaaacatgaaaaatataaaagaaatagAAAGATGCAAAGGCTGCTTTACATCATAAGGTTCATCATTTCATTTTCTGCCCAAGTCTTAGGCATTTGCCTGGGATTGTGCTTCAAGTATCCACGCCGAAAACAATAATCCCGTTGTATACGACGATTCCCATCCCTGAAGTGGCAATGTAAAAgatcacatcatcatcataaatttcTTATCACTCTTCCACAAATCACAAAGAGTTACAGTTAAGTAATAGTAATAATCAGTTAAACTTTACTTCAAAATTCGAACAAATATCTTCAGTTCACGACATTTTTAGGcccaagatttttttttctttttcttttggttaaTCAATTAAAGTTGATTGTGGCATAGGACTCATAATTAAGTGAAAACAAGCTGAAAAGATGAGTGGACAGACTTACTTGAATCCTGGAACTGGAGTTTTATAGACCTTTACTGCAAATTCTTGACCATCATCTTTTGTGGCATGATAAACATTGGCCTGTCAATAAAAGGGATCATGAACGGTTTTACAAGGAGAAGAACTTCATTGAGAATATCAGAAAAAAGAAATGTGTGGTAGTTGATAGTAAATGACACCTACTTCTTTCCCAGTAGAAATGCAACCATTTATGTCATCAAATATACCACGATTCAGCATTTTGAACAACACCATACCAGTTCTTGGATCAATATCCTGTTAATTTAAACAAATCCAAACGAAATGTTACATCTGATATATGCTGAAAGAGTTAAGCAGACATAGCAAAGTTAACCTtcaggatatatttgtttcctgtGTAACAATGATAGTTGAAACATAGTAAAGTTAATCTTCAGGACATTTGAACGTTGATAGAGTTAATCAGACATATGCGTGTCAGGTTATTTTTAATAGCGAATAATAAATTTCATTATGGCAAAACAACACAAAACAGAAGAATTACATGAAACAAATGAAATTCCTAACCTGTTCAACAGTAGCACGGTCTCTCTTGTCGGTGGTTTTAGTTTTACAGGTGAGACTTTGACGATTAGCAGTTGTAGTAGAATTGGGAATGCTCATATCTTCCTTGTCTTCCCACTTCTAAATTCACAAATTATGAACAGAACAAAACATCACGACATTATAATCCAGAGTAAGGAAATAAATCCAAATCCAGCTGAACTGGAGTAGATTATGATAAAttaaactgaaaccctaactttattcATCAAAAATTTCACCACATTCACAAAATTCCAGCTGAACCAGTGTAAATTATGAAAAAATGAactaaaaccctaactttattcatcaaaaaaaattcaCCCAATTTTCTTTTTCCATACTTTATTCACCAAATTCAAAtcaattcaatccttaaatatcaAAATTGAACAAACCTTGAGTACCTCTAACGGTGAAGGCCGAAGATGTCTGTTAAACTTCTGGTTTCGATTAGAGAGGGGCTGAAAAGTTCTTGGTAGAAGATGACCTCCATGAGAATTAGGTCTTCTAGAGTATAGATGAATTGCAGCTCCATCATCTTTAGCAGAATCCAAAAAATCTAAAGCTTCTGAAaattcctccaaatccattttagGGTTTCTTCTACCAGCTGCTTTAAGGCTTCTTCGGGAGAGGCTTCATAAACCTAAACGAGTCGTTCTACTTTCACCTCGGCTTAGAGCAaatgcaatggacgagtaaacccaaatttttactcgagtgggctggcgtagtgggacggaccatcgatcaaaatttgatcaaagagtaaaatccagaccaaatttggtcggcgatcaagaccaaatccaaatatagtcgggcgttaatATAATCTCCGCTATACATCGGGGGTTGATATAGTCTCCGCCATTCATCGCGCGTTGGTATAGTTAACGTCCAACGAACAGGCGTGCATATAAACttcgcctgaatggggcgttggtaaaaataacgcccgatggggcgttcataaacttaacgcacgaaatggggcgttcatatacttaacgccccactccacTTTAAGTTTTAAACTTTTGAAACTTGCATGGGGCGGCTTTATACCTCCTCccaattattctttttttttttgttttttgaagcgtatactataccaacgccccattcaggcgttatctttaccaacgcctgatcccaggcgtaatctttatcaacgcgcgaccaaatttaatcTGCAACCACTACGCCacacgacggactaaacccaaatttgatctttttttttagtctttggtttttggttatactcgcatcactgtggacgctcttaggttATACCTGGCTATTAGGGTTACAACCCGCGGGTTGGACCTAACCCGAAACTAACCCGGCTTGTTGGTTACTAGGGCCGACTTAGGGTTGAGCTTTTAGGACCCGTCCATCAAACGGGCTGACACGCCTAACCCGTGGGTTGATCCGCCAACCCGTCAATACTGTAATACATCTTTGAAATCGTCATTGTTATGGGTTGTAATACTAAATAAAAACATATTGGATCTAATTCCTCCCAATCCACTCAACCATCCATCAAATTCATTAAGGTTTATCAAATTAAATCTACATTTCAAATTACGGATTCACTCGTATCCTTGAAATTTGTAAATATAACGCCAACAACTAAGTTGTTGCGCAGTGGTTGTTATGTTGTACATCCAATCCGTACGTGTGAGGTTCGATCCTCGTGAAATTCTTAATTTTTTTGGCAATTAAAATAGCTCAAACTAGTTGCACCTAATTTCCTAGGTCTGACCcgccaacccgcgggttaacccgttaCGGGCTAGGGTTGTAGATAGTGAACCCGTATGAATAAACGGATCGGGTTAGGGATGATAGAGGACAAACCGGAACCCGCCTAACCCGCcacgggttgaccctaacccggcccgttgCCACCTCtagtttggggttttttccttCAAACGGGGGTGTACGTATGTATGAAGTTCGGAGaagtaagatttttttttattttttcttttttaattgatATTAAGCTCTACAAAACCAGGGTGATACTCTTAGAGTTACACAAACACCATCCATATTATTT
This DNA window, taken from Papaver somniferum cultivar HN1 chromosome 3, ASM357369v1, whole genome shotgun sequence, encodes the following:
- the LOC113355126 gene encoding serine/threonine-protein kinase RIO1-like isoform X2; the encoded protein is MDLEEFSEALDFLDSAKDDGAAIHLYSRRPNSHGGHLLPRTFQPLSNRNQKFNRHLRPSPLEKWEDKEDMSIPNSTTTANRQSLTCKTKTTDKRDRATVEQDIDPRTGMVLFKMLNRGIFDDINGCISTGKEANVYHATKDDGQEFAVKVYKTPVPGFKDGNRRIQRDYCFRRGYLKHNPRQMPKTWAENEMMNLMMLKAAGTRCPTPIFLRQNVLVMEFVGKSGRAAPCLKDANLSEAKMRECYVQMVMVMRILYQKCNLVHGDLSEYNILYYEGSLHIIDVSQSVDLDHPLALYFLRLDCIHVSDFFENNGVGVRPIHELLDFIVDSTITDESVECYLEKVQQEILARADVRSALFPDESYIPWFARGQDIIGLLYHCPAQKQLPKQPKESDTNDTSADTGTKSRTQDSKAVEPCDSVKEGTQEAVLPVDKKAARKVNKKKVKEEKREARKSKTPKALKKKKTKLSKNMKARQCYL
- the LOC113355126 gene encoding serine/threonine-protein kinase RIO1-like isoform X1; translated protein: MDLEEFSEALDFLDSAKDDGAAIHLYSRRPNSHGGHLLPRTFQPLSNRNQKFNRHLRPSPLEVLKKWEDKEDMSIPNSTTTANRQSLTCKTKTTDKRDRATVEQDIDPRTGMVLFKMLNRGIFDDINGCISTGKEANVYHATKDDGQEFAVKVYKTPVPGFKDGNRRIQRDYCFRRGYLKHNPRQMPKTWAENEMMNLMMLKAAGTRCPTPIFLRQNVLVMEFVGKSGRAAPCLKDANLSEAKMRECYVQMVMVMRILYQKCNLVHGDLSEYNILYYEGSLHIIDVSQSVDLDHPLALYFLRLDCIHVSDFFENNGVGVRPIHELLDFIVDSTITDESVECYLEKVQQEILARADVRSALFPDESYIPWFARGQDIIGLLYHCPAQKQLPKQPKESDTNDTSADTGTKSRTQDSKAVEPCDSVKEGTQEAVLPVDKKAARKVNKKKVKEEKREARKSKTPKALKKKKTKLSKNMKARQCYL